A single region of the Garra rufa chromosome 20, GarRuf1.0, whole genome shotgun sequence genome encodes:
- the rpusd4 gene encoding pseudouridylate synthase RPUSD4, mitochondrial → MRHTRELTFTMLLRAYATASKTETVASNGKTGLKAADIANKLRSEKDIRANDKNEVPVSPLQNRVNELKQFSQQLQSVHPSVLAKALYRGILYQDQNIIAINKPYGVPLHNVDGIRNSIVECLPLLAKITDGMQEGSQLHFCHSLEKENTGVLILAKTEESAEHVQTLIRSHKVERKYLAVTVGVPVPSEGVIDIPIIEKEVTGPQPHFKMGLSPLFKVSEEGDGVTRVRAHRQAQSAVTQYRVLDSTSGCSLVELQPVTGVKNQLRVHMALALTCPILGDHKYAHWNKLAPQKLPEGILRRLGLVQSKTRYLPLHLHCRRIVLPGLKGHGDITVSCPLPKYYTNTLKRLQIPLPGKE, encoded by the exons ATGCGACATACACGTGAGCTGACATTTACGATGCTTCTGAGAGCGTATGCTACAGCTTCAAAGACAGAGACTGTCGCTTCTAACGGGAAAACAGGACTTAAAGCAGCAGATATCGCGAACAAACTCCGGAGTGAAAAGGACATTCGAGCAAATGACAAAAACGAG GTTCCGGTCTCACCTCTACAAAACAGAGTAAATGAACTCAAACAGTTCAGTCAGCAGCTACAGTCTGTTCACCCCAGTGTGCTCGCAAAAGCTCTTTATAGAGGCATTCTTTATCAAGACCAAAACATAATCGCCATAAATAAACCATATGGCGTGCCTCTGCATA ATGTAGATGGCATCAGAAACAGCATTGTAGAATGTCTGCCTTTGCTAGCAAAGATAACTGATGGCATGCAGGAAGGATCGCAACTGCACTTTTGCCATAGTCTGGAAAAAGAAAATACTGGTGTTTTAATCCTGGCTAAAACAGAGGAATCTGCTGAACATGTTCAAACACTCATCAGATCGCACAAAGTGGAAAGGAAATACTT GGCGGTCACTGTAGGTGTGCCTGTTCCATCTGAGGGAGTGATTGACATTCCCATTATAGAGAAGGAAGTCACGGGACCTCAGCCGCACTTTAAG ATGGGTCTGAGCCCATTGTTCAAAGTAAGTGAAGAGGGAGATGGAGTGACCAGAGTGAGAGCTCATCGGCAGGCACAAAGTGCAGTAACACAGTATCGGGTTCTGGACAGCACCAGCGGCTGCAGCTTGGTGGAACTGCAGCCTGTTACAG GTGTGAAAAACCAACTTCGAGTGCATATGGCTCTTGCTTTGACCTGCCCCATTCTTGGAGACCACAAATATGCTCACTGGAACAAATTAGCACCACAG AAGCTGCCAGAGGGCATACTGCGACGGCTGGGCCTGGTGCAGAGTAAAACACGATACCTCCCTCTTCACCTGCACTGCCGAAGGATTGTCCTGCCAGGGCTCAAAGGTCACGGTGACATTACAGTGTCCTGTCCTCTTCCTAAATACTACACCAACACCTTGAAGAGACTACAGATCCCACTACCGGGAAAAGAATGA
- the qrich1 gene encoding glutamine-rich protein 1 — MNEPIEGGAISFDEYVRQKARTIPQHRMKEFLESLASKGPEVLQEFSQQTSGTTTTMVYQQGANCIYTDSTEVAGSLLELACPVQVTSTQISPQLAAAVHQASEQQIQVQVQIQGEQGQTVGQVLQVASPTQQQLQGVTTTQLVQQGELTEEQQQQIQAQLVAAVAGGQQIQIQTVEALSPQQQGSPREAERRPGVSPAVLQPAKKRKVDVPTVVSYSIPQGQQLATVLAIPQGQQQGYLSLRPDLLTVDSTHLYSATGTITGPAGETWTIPVYSAPQQQGVAHIAIPQEAYSTVQVQASPTDKDKDKMIIGASQAAGAVAVPVSGSGVTTQEEVVHSLFPAQFMNGNIHIPVAVQTVGGTYSGTTQALHIWDPQQQQQHIQDGEAQEQQLHLQAQTEAEPQVEPPPELVLPNTLKPEEGLEVWRLWVQRKNAELDKNEQNKLAPIGRRQPLRFQDDLVSSSVGELNLALSLMTQESRGLEGEPFEPDSLYYVFLCIQKYMFENGRVDDIFSDQYYSRFCQCLHKILEEWRPSVHPLGYIIPSHVTEEMLWECKQLGAHSPSTLLTTLMYFNTKYFHLTTVEQHMKVAFSKVLRHTKKNPTNPKDKSTSIRYLKGVGPHHVGQKVTDDMYAEQAEDPENPLRCPIKLYDFYLFKCPQTAKGRNDTYYLTPEPVVAPNSPIWYSTQPITSEQLEHMLTRIMMVREIQEIISIAQANVH, encoded by the exons ATGAATGAGCCCATTGAAGGCGGTGCGATCTCGTTTGACGAGTATGTGCGGCAGAAGGCGCGCACTATACCTCAGCACCGCATGAAAGAGTTTCTGGAGTCGCTGGCCTCCAAAGGCCCGGAGGTGCTGCAGGAGTTCAGCCAGCAGACCAGCGGCACCACCACCACTATGGTGTACCAGCAAGGTGCCAACTGCATCTACACGGACAGCACGGAGGTGGCGGGTTCATTGTTGGAGCTGGCATGTCcg GTACAGGTGACGTCTACACAGATCTCCCCACAGCTGGCTGCAGCTGTGCATCAAGCATCTGAACAGCAGATCCAAGTGCAG GTGCAGATTCAGGGGGAGCAGGGTCAGACAGTTGGCCAGGTACTTCAAGTGGCCTCTCCCACCCAACAGCAGCTACAAGGAGTTACCACTACACAGCTGGTGCAACAGGGAGAGCTCACAGAGGAACAACAACAACAG ATCCAAGCCCAGCTGGTTGCAGCCGTTGCCGGAGGTCAGCAGATTCAGATCCAGACTGTGGAGGCTCTGTCTCCTCAGCAGCAGGGCTCCCCCAGGGAGGCAGAGAGACGACCTGGAGTCTCACCCGCTGTCCTCCAGCCTGCAAAGAAACGCAAAGTGGACGTCCCAACAGTTGTGTCCTACTCGATTCCTCAAGGGCAGCAGCTGGCTACTGTATTGGCCATCCCACAGGGCCAACAGCAGGGATACTTGTCACTTCGACCCGACCTGCTGACCGTTGATAGCACTCATCTCTACAGCGCCACCGGTACCATCACAGGTCCAGCTGGTGAGACCTGGACCATACCCGTGTACTCGGCTCCACAGCAGCAAGGTGTTGCCCACATTGCCATCCCTCAGGAGGCCTACAGCACCGTGCAGGTCCAAGCCTCGCCTACCGATAAAGACAAAGACAAGATGATAATAGGTGCGTCTCAGGCTGCCGGGGCAGTGGCCGTTCCGGTGTCTGGCTCAGGAGTGACCACTCAGGAGGAGGTTGTACATTCGCTGTTCCCCGCTCAGTTTATGAATGGAAACATTCACATCCCTGTAGCAGTGCAGACCGTAGGGGGCACTTACTCTGGGACAACACAGGCCCTGCACATATGGGATCCACAGCAACAGCAGCAACACATACAGGATGGAGAGGCTCAGGAACAACAGCTCCACCTGCAG GCGCAGACTGAGGCAGAACCACAGGTGGAACCTCCTCCAGAGCTGGTCCTGCCCAACACGCTGAAGCCAGAGGAAGGGCTGGAGGTGTGGAGGCTCTGGGTTCAGCGCAAAAATGCTGAGCTggacaaaaatgaacaaaacaagCTGGCACCTATTGGAC GTCGACAGCCACTGCGCTTCCAGGATGATCTTGTGTCAAGTTCAGTGGGCGAGCTGAACTTGGCTCTGTCTCTGATGACCCAAGAGTCTCGTGGGCTGGAAGGAGAGCCATTTGAACCCGATTCACTATactatgtatttttatgtatacAGAAA TACATGTTTGAGAACGGCAGAGTAGACGACATCTTCTCTGATCAGTACTACAGCCGGTTCTGTCAGTGTTTACACAAAATTCTCGAAGAGTGGAGGCCCAGTGTTCATCCTCTTG GATACATTATCCCAAGTCATGTGACAGAGGAGATGCTGTGGGAGTGTAAGCAGCTGGGAGCTCATTCTCCATCCACACTCCTTACCACACTAATGTACTTTAACACAAA GTACTTTCACTTGACCACCGTGGAGCAGCATATGAAAGTGGCCTTCTCCAAAGTGCTCAGACACACCAAGAAGAACCCCACCAACCCTAAAGACAAGAGCACCAGCATCCGCTACCTGAAAGGAGTCGGGCCACACCATGTTGGACAGAAAG TGACAGACGACATGTATGCAGAACAGGCTGAGGACCCAGAGAACCCGCTGCGTTGTCCTATCAAGCTCTATGACTTTTACCTCTTCAAATG CCCTCAGACTGCCAAGGGTCGTAATGACACATATTACCTGACTCCAGAGCCTGTTGTGGCACCAAACAGCCCTATTTGGTACTCCACTCAGCCAATCACGAGCGAGCAACTGGAGCACATGCTAACACGCATCATGATGGTGCGGGAAATCCAGGAGATAATCTCAATCGCGCAGGCCAATGTACACTGA